A window from Hymenobacter volaticus encodes these proteins:
- a CDS encoding RibD family protein, whose product MKPRVICHMMSSLDGRIILSRWGQKPNTKEYETTAATFDAQAWLCGRVTMEKDFTEGFAPDLQPIAEPLPRTDFVAEHGAESFAVAVDAHGKLGWESAFIDEDHVVAVLTEQVSDEYLAYLRRQGVSYVFGGAQELDFALVLDKLGKLFPIQTLLLEGGGHLNGSLLKAGLVDELSLLHYPVVDGAATSPTIFEQGQEPGPPVSFTLQNVEQRPGGILWLRYQVTTS is encoded by the coding sequence ATGAAACCGCGCGTAATCTGTCACATGATGAGCTCCCTGGACGGGCGCATTATCCTTAGCCGCTGGGGCCAGAAGCCCAACACCAAAGAATACGAAACGACTGCCGCCACTTTTGATGCCCAAGCCTGGCTGTGCGGCCGCGTAACCATGGAAAAAGACTTCACCGAGGGCTTTGCTCCCGACTTGCAACCCATAGCCGAACCCCTGCCCCGCACCGACTTTGTGGCTGAGCACGGCGCCGAGTCGTTTGCGGTAGCGGTAGATGCGCACGGCAAGCTCGGTTGGGAATCGGCTTTCATCGACGAGGACCATGTGGTGGCTGTGCTCACCGAGCAGGTCAGCGACGAGTACTTAGCGTATCTGCGGCGGCAGGGTGTGTCGTATGTGTTCGGTGGCGCCCAGGAACTGGACTTTGCGCTGGTGCTTGATAAGTTGGGCAAGCTATTTCCCATCCAAACCCTCTTGCTGGAAGGCGGTGGGCACCTGAATGGCTCGTTGCTCAAGGCCGGGCTGGTAGACGAGCTAAGCTTACTGCACTACCCCGTAGTGGATGGCGCGGCCACCTCCCCCACTATCTTCGAGCAGGGCCAGGAACCAGGACCGCCCGTATCGTTTACGCTGCAAAATGTAGAGCAGCGCCCCGGTGGAATTCTGTGGCTGCGCTATCAAGTGACGACAAGCTAG
- a CDS encoding methyltransferase domain-containing protein has protein sequence MQTSDTHAQVQDYYGSQLETNQDLLTNACCTDDIPLAHRRILSQLAPEVLEKYYGCGVCVPDAIEGCTVLDLGSGSGRDVYLLSKLVGETGRVIGVDMTEEQLDVARRHIDFHTTQFGYRQPNVEFRHGYIEDLRTADLPDNSVDLVVSNCVLNLSTDKEATYREIFRVLKPGGELFIADVFADRRVPEALRQDPVLYGECLSGALYTEDFRRLLMRLGVSDYRLFASRRLTINNPEIEAKVGNIGFYSFTVRAFKLDLEDRCEDYGQVATYLGTVPGQPHQFVLDDHHTFETGRPMLVCGNTAAMVGETRYASYFQVVGNKDRHFGLFDCGPALATAAASGEAAASCGC, from the coding sequence ATGCAAACATCCGACACCCACGCTCAAGTACAGGATTACTACGGTTCGCAGCTGGAAACCAACCAAGACCTGCTCACCAATGCCTGCTGCACCGATGATATTCCGCTAGCCCACCGCCGCATTCTGTCCCAGCTAGCCCCCGAAGTACTAGAAAAGTATTACGGCTGCGGCGTGTGCGTGCCCGATGCCATTGAAGGATGCACGGTGCTCGACCTAGGCAGTGGTTCGGGTCGCGACGTGTATTTGCTTTCCAAGTTGGTGGGCGAAACGGGCCGGGTCATTGGCGTGGACATGACGGAAGAGCAACTCGACGTGGCTCGCCGCCACATCGATTTCCATACCACGCAGTTCGGTTATCGCCAGCCCAATGTGGAATTTCGCCACGGCTACATCGAAGACTTGCGCACGGCCGATCTGCCCGACAACAGCGTAGACCTGGTAGTAAGCAACTGCGTGCTCAACCTCAGCACCGATAAAGAAGCCACGTACCGCGAGATATTCCGGGTGCTAAAGCCCGGCGGCGAGCTGTTTATTGCCGACGTATTTGCCGACCGCCGCGTGCCCGAAGCACTGCGCCAGGACCCAGTGCTGTACGGCGAATGCCTGAGCGGCGCCCTCTACACCGAGGACTTCCGCCGGCTGCTTATGCGCCTGGGCGTATCGGATTATCGCCTCTTCGCCAGCCGTCGCCTTACCATTAACAACCCCGAAATAGAGGCCAAAGTCGGCAACATCGGGTTTTACTCGTTCACGGTCCGCGCCTTCAAGCTCGACTTAGAAGACCGCTGCGAAGACTACGGCCAAGTGGCCACCTACCTTGGCACAGTGCCTGGTCAGCCCCACCAGTTCGTGCTCGACGACCACCATACCTTTGAAACCGGCCGTCCCATGCTGGTGTGCGGCAACACGGCTGCTATGGTAGGTGAAACGCGTTACGCGTCTTACTTTCAGGTAGTAGGCAACAAAGACCGCCATTTCGGCCTATTCGACTGCGGTCCTGCCCTGGCAACTGCCGCTGCATCGGGCGAGGCTGCCGCGAGCTGCGGTTGCTAG
- a CDS encoding NUDIX hydrolase, giving the protein MKTIDKIAWLHLQEGKLLSARSRGKDRFYLPGGKREANETDAEALRREIKEELTVDLDVASLQHVGTFEAQAHGHPTGVSVVMICYSGRYSGTLQPAAEIEEMAWLSYQDRPRVSAVDQKIFDWLREQQLLAD; this is encoded by the coding sequence GTGAAAACAATAGATAAAATTGCGTGGCTGCACCTACAGGAAGGCAAGCTCTTGAGCGCCCGCAGCCGAGGCAAAGACCGGTTCTATCTGCCTGGTGGCAAGCGCGAAGCAAACGAGACAGACGCCGAGGCCTTACGGCGCGAAATCAAAGAAGAGCTAACCGTTGACTTGGATGTGGCGAGTTTGCAGCATGTCGGCACGTTTGAAGCGCAGGCGCATGGCCACCCAACCGGCGTATCGGTGGTGATGATCTGCTACAGCGGCCGGTACTCGGGCACCCTGCAACCCGCGGCCGAGATAGAGGAAATGGCGTGGTTAAGCTATCAGGACCGGCCCCGGGTATCCGCCGTCGACCAAAAGATTTTCGATTGGCTACGAGAACAGCAGCTACTAGCTGACTGA
- a CDS encoding alpha/beta hydrolase family protein yields MLGLSCYRLLLMLGMMGLLGGCQGNGNTSAQATEPGLSMPPDTTQWVGKGKQRLHVQSYHSSTRTARPTLVVVLHGDAPFRPPEYQYTLARQVAAAYPNVVAVGLLRPGYTDPQGHHSAGVRGEATGDNYTPEVVAAVAAALTELRQRYHADRLVVAGHSGGAAITANVLARYPNCIDAALLASCPCDVPRWRQHMQQLDGGEAIWEAPVRSLSPLALADSVDATRPITLLVGTADSVAPPRFSRTYWQALRRRHSPARLVQLPGEGHEIFLSTTVRQEIGSLLSEH; encoded by the coding sequence ATGCTTGGCCTTTCTTGTTATCGGCTGCTACTTATGTTGGGTATGATGGGCTTGCTCGGCGGTTGTCAAGGCAACGGCAACACCTCTGCTCAAGCTACCGAGCCGGGGCTGAGCATGCCGCCTGATACCACGCAGTGGGTAGGCAAGGGCAAGCAGCGTCTGCACGTGCAATCCTATCACAGCTCTACGCGCACGGCCCGCCCCACGCTGGTTGTCGTGCTGCACGGCGATGCGCCTTTTCGTCCGCCCGAATATCAGTACACCCTAGCGCGGCAGGTAGCGGCCGCTTACCCAAATGTGGTGGCCGTGGGCTTGCTGCGACCGGGCTACACTGATCCGCAAGGTCACCACTCGGCGGGCGTACGTGGCGAAGCTACCGGCGACAATTACACGCCGGAGGTAGTGGCTGCGGTGGCCGCGGCCCTAACTGAGCTGCGGCAGCGCTATCACGCGGACCGGCTGGTGGTAGCTGGGCATTCGGGCGGTGCTGCTATAACGGCCAACGTGCTGGCCCGCTACCCCAACTGCATAGATGCTGCTCTCTTGGCTTCCTGCCCTTGTGATGTACCGCGCTGGCGCCAGCACATGCAGCAGCTAGATGGCGGCGAGGCCATTTGGGAGGCGCCCGTACGCAGCCTTTCGCCCCTGGCCTTGGCTGATTCCGTAGACGCGACCCGGCCCATCACGCTGCTCGTTGGCACCGCCGACTCGGTAGCCCCGCCCCGCTTTAGCCGCACCTACTGGCAGGCACTGCGCCGACGCCACAGTCCCGCTCGGCTGGTGCAGCTACCAGGCGAGGGACATGAGATATTCTTGTCGACAACGGTACGCCAGGAAATCGGGTCGCTGCTGTCAGAGCACTAA
- a CDS encoding nuclear transport factor 2 family protein, protein MNKQLDVINAYFDLVQSFNVDPTAYAAVLHPEIEQIEFPNLLNRTIQRRSFDDILDNLRAGRELLRDPSFEVQHTHVSADGVVLVEGEWQATTVSDVRALTRGQRLSSQLCLIFEFKDGKIYRQRRYPCYEQF, encoded by the coding sequence ATGAACAAACAGCTTGATGTTATCAACGCTTACTTCGATTTGGTCCAGTCCTTTAACGTGGACCCGACTGCCTACGCTGCGGTACTACACCCCGAGATAGAGCAGATCGAGTTTCCAAACCTACTCAACCGAACCATCCAGCGTCGGTCCTTCGATGATATCCTAGATAACCTTCGGGCAGGGCGGGAACTACTGCGCGATCCGTCATTTGAAGTACAGCATACCCACGTCAGCGCCGACGGCGTCGTGTTGGTAGAAGGAGAGTGGCAAGCTACCACCGTAAGCGACGTACGGGCCCTAACTCGGGGGCAGCGCTTAAGCTCTCAACTCTGTTTGATCTTTGAATTCAAAGACGGCAAGATCTACCGGCAGCGGCGCTATCCTTGCTACGAGCAATTTTAA
- a CDS encoding DUF3800 domain-containing protein — translation MYLLYVDESGDPGKFVGTNSPHYILSGLIISIDDWNNAVERLVKFRESAQKTSGLDRRVEIHSSELIRPHKLEAYKAIQKSERVLLLKRFVAEMHNFFPNGRIINICLDKAKLAHYDEYQEVAWKRLIQRYDTFLKKAKARGIIVSDDTNEASLRKLIRKMRVYNPIESRFGGFYNPVINNIVEDIFHRSSTNSYFIQAVDAIAFCLYRKEYPKGSLRKFGFQYLFDTLDSMLLKEAAPNDPQGIIRR, via the coding sequence ATGTATTTACTCTACGTGGATGAAAGCGGTGACCCTGGTAAATTTGTCGGCACTAACTCTCCTCACTACATTTTAAGTGGTCTTATTATTAGCATCGACGATTGGAATAATGCGGTAGAACGACTAGTGAAATTTCGTGAATCAGCACAAAAGACTAGCGGGCTTGATAGACGTGTAGAGATACATAGTAGTGAATTAATTCGCCCACACAAATTGGAAGCATATAAGGCAATCCAAAAATCGGAGCGGGTACTACTATTAAAGCGTTTTGTAGCGGAGATGCACAACTTCTTTCCTAATGGCAGAATTATCAACATCTGCCTTGACAAAGCGAAATTAGCACACTACGATGAGTACCAGGAAGTTGCTTGGAAGCGCTTGATTCAGCGTTATGACACATTCTTGAAAAAAGCGAAGGCTCGTGGTATTATCGTGTCGGATGATACCAACGAAGCCTCTTTAAGAAAGCTCATCCGTAAAATGCGAGTGTACAATCCTATAGAATCTAGATTTGGGGGGTTCTATAATCCTGTCATCAACAATATAGTAGAGGATATTTTTCATCGTTCTTCTACCAACTCCTACTTCATCCAAGCTGTGGATGCCATTGCTTTTTGCTTATACCGCAAAGAGTATCCTAAAGGCAGTTTACGCAAATTTGGCTTTCAGTATCTGTTTGATACATTAGATAGCATGTTACTCAAAGAAGCCGCGCCAAACGATCCTCAAGGTATAATTCGACGCTAA
- a CDS encoding DUF5694 domain-containing protein, which produces MRLFLYSGLVSLAGLLGCTATKNQPTTGTAGNSAPIAVMMVGGPHLAQVYKPDNPNTDVLTPKRQAELSVVCDQIQRFKPDAIMVEELPERQGRIDSLYSLYRLGKLDLAAIPNGRSETYQLGFVLGKRLGLERIYCINAPGGTSQSILHEGTNIKLYQDATTEHRAYYTPTSRRWEKDSVTMAGLLSFANSPTLLRQLHTLVYRTAARVTDGTLKPDPMVDASFITPHYVGAEFISVLYNRDLKIYSNMVTTQMATGSKRILTIIGARHIGSLQGIFGTDPAYQVVEASKYLKP; this is translated from the coding sequence ATGCGTCTGTTTCTTTACTCTGGGCTTGTTTCTTTGGCTGGCTTGCTCGGCTGTACCGCTACCAAAAATCAACCCACAACCGGCACCGCTGGCAATTCCGCTCCTATTGCCGTTATGATGGTGGGCGGCCCCCACTTGGCTCAGGTCTACAAACCCGACAATCCCAATACCGACGTACTCACCCCGAAGCGGCAGGCAGAGCTTTCTGTGGTCTGCGACCAAATCCAGCGGTTTAAGCCCGATGCCATCATGGTGGAGGAACTGCCCGAACGGCAGGGCCGCATCGATAGTCTGTACAGCCTTTATCGGCTAGGTAAGCTCGACTTAGCTGCAATACCAAACGGGCGGTCCGAGACTTACCAGCTGGGCTTTGTGCTAGGCAAGCGCCTCGGGTTAGAGCGTATTTACTGCATCAACGCGCCGGGCGGCACTTCCCAAAGCATTCTGCACGAAGGCACCAACATCAAGCTTTATCAGGATGCCACAACCGAACACCGGGCGTACTACACGCCTACGTCTCGGAGATGGGAAAAAGACAGCGTGACAATGGCCGGCCTGCTGAGCTTCGCAAACAGCCCGACACTTCTCCGTCAACTGCACACCCTCGTGTACCGCACCGCCGCCCGCGTAACCGATGGCACCTTGAAGCCCGACCCCATGGTAGATGCGTCCTTCATCACGCCGCATTACGTGGGAGCCGAGTTTATTTCAGTTCTCTACAACCGCGACCTGAAGATCTATTCCAACATGGTCACGACGCAAATGGCCACCGGTAGCAAGCGCATCCTGACGATTATTGGGGCCCGCCACATAGGCTCACTGCAAGGTATATTTGGCACCGACCCGGCTTACCAGGTGGTAGAAGCTTCCAAGTACCTGAAGCCGTAA
- a CDS encoding PAS domain-containing hybrid sensor histidine kinase/response regulator — translation MSSNAARSLSSSSAETRIAELERALHEANERATAAERRLAGMLEQAGPGMLLVGSEGTIERINETLCLLLGGTEAPSYWIGQPAEALFARLQSLAVQPAQQALRLKELRAAQEPVLSEKIALRDGRVLALDYVLPFGGAAGSELFSYRLVAEAAAPDVTKEFQPDQLLYHLPVPVAVHDLNGVLLAFNQAFALLLQLPASQLLGTQLSELMPSVDHAQTWPMYITQFNSTVETSVGQLPLLPRNGQPRQLLYHAHRIIQPGQPPCVLLCALDITERVQAEVELKRGKERAEASALAKEGFLANLSHEIRTPMNGVLGMARQLTKTQLDQDQRELLRIIQTSGEHLLSVLNEVLDMTKISSARLELEQMSFDLRESMEEAMQPLAVQAAEKGVAFHVALFMQAEPLPRVMGDAYRLNQVLINLVSNSIKFTAIEGSISIGGYLISQTETHLTAGFRITDTGIGIPAEKLDHIFEDFVQASPDTSRRFGGTGLGLGIARALVEQMGGTIVVESQLSSGSTFQFTVTLPKAEGVEVAPRPVLLDTGALRNRRVLVVEDNSINREVVRLLLQSWGALVDEAENGPAALVLHAEHRYDAVLMDIQMPGMSGVEATLQMRLHPDVERALVPVLALTANAFRSDLDRYLKAGINDCLTKPFKEEEFYCKLVALVQAPEVPLYNLEQVHELADGEITFVERIVRSFLLHIPPILQQIQVAAAAGQWAQVAKLVHHIKPNLVQFGVAGVTQPLQLLMDQPRPGTKTSKVRTAAVQQLVRQVERVLRVLPEEFSAAS, via the coding sequence ATGTCTTCTAACGCTGCTCGTTCTCTTAGTAGCTCCAGCGCCGAGACGCGCATTGCAGAGCTGGAGCGGGCTCTACACGAAGCCAACGAGCGGGCTACTGCCGCCGAACGCCGACTAGCTGGAATGCTAGAGCAGGCTGGCCCCGGAATGCTCTTGGTCGGGTCAGAAGGAACTATCGAGCGAATCAACGAGACGCTGTGCCTGTTGCTCGGCGGCACCGAAGCGCCATCCTATTGGATAGGCCAGCCGGCTGAGGCGCTGTTTGCCCGCTTACAAAGCTTGGCAGTGCAGCCCGCTCAACAAGCCTTGCGACTCAAGGAATTGCGCGCCGCACAGGAGCCTGTACTGAGCGAAAAGATAGCCTTGCGCGATGGCCGGGTGCTGGCTCTGGATTATGTGTTGCCGTTTGGAGGCGCGGCCGGCTCCGAGTTGTTCAGTTACCGCCTCGTAGCAGAAGCAGCCGCCCCCGATGTCACCAAGGAGTTTCAGCCAGATCAGTTGCTCTACCATCTGCCGGTGCCCGTAGCCGTGCACGACTTGAACGGGGTGTTGTTGGCTTTCAACCAAGCCTTTGCGCTGCTGCTGCAACTACCGGCCTCGCAACTGCTAGGCACCCAACTAAGCGAATTGATGCCCAGCGTCGACCACGCCCAGACCTGGCCGATGTACATAACGCAGTTCAACTCGACTGTCGAAACCAGTGTGGGCCAGCTGCCACTGCTGCCCCGCAACGGACAACCTCGGCAATTACTCTATCACGCTCACCGCATCATTCAGCCGGGGCAACCACCTTGCGTGCTGCTCTGCGCCCTCGATATTACGGAGCGAGTGCAGGCAGAAGTGGAGCTCAAGCGCGGCAAGGAAAGAGCTGAAGCCTCGGCGCTGGCCAAAGAAGGATTCCTGGCTAACCTCAGCCACGAAATCCGGACGCCCATGAACGGAGTGTTGGGAATGGCTCGCCAACTCACCAAAACTCAGCTCGACCAAGACCAGCGGGAATTGCTGCGCATCATCCAGACCTCGGGCGAGCATTTGCTGTCCGTGCTCAACGAGGTGCTAGACATGACCAAAATCAGCTCGGCCCGGCTGGAGCTAGAGCAAATGTCGTTCGATTTGCGAGAGTCGATGGAAGAAGCCATGCAGCCCTTGGCCGTCCAGGCTGCCGAGAAAGGAGTGGCTTTCCACGTAGCGCTGTTCATGCAAGCCGAGCCGCTGCCGCGGGTGATGGGCGACGCCTATCGACTCAATCAGGTGTTGATCAATCTGGTATCCAATTCTATCAAATTCACCGCCATCGAAGGCAGTATTTCGATAGGTGGCTACTTAATAAGCCAAACGGAAACGCACCTGACGGCAGGCTTCCGCATTACCGACACCGGTATCGGTATCCCGGCTGAGAAGCTTGACCATATCTTCGAGGACTTCGTACAGGCCAGCCCCGACACGTCACGGCGCTTCGGTGGCACCGGTTTGGGACTAGGCATTGCCCGCGCCTTAGTCGAGCAGATGGGCGGTACTATTGTGGTTGAAAGTCAGCTTAGTAGCGGTAGTACGTTTCAATTCACCGTCACGCTGCCCAAGGCCGAGGGAGTGGAAGTTGCACCCCGCCCTGTACTGCTGGACACGGGTGCGCTGCGCAACCGTCGGGTGCTCGTTGTGGAAGACAACAGCATCAACCGGGAGGTGGTACGCCTGCTGCTACAAAGCTGGGGCGCGCTTGTAGACGAAGCAGAAAACGGACCAGCCGCGCTAGTACTGCATGCCGAGCACCGCTACGATGCCGTACTGATGGACATTCAGATGCCGGGCATGAGCGGCGTGGAGGCCACCCTGCAAATGCGCCTGCACCCCGATGTGGAACGGGCCCTAGTACCCGTATTGGCCCTCACCGCCAACGCCTTCCGCTCCGACCTGGACCGCTACTTGAAAGCCGGCATCAACGACTGCTTGACGAAGCCTTTCAAGGAGGAAGAATTCTATTGCAAGCTGGTGGCGCTGGTGCAAGCCCCCGAGGTACCGCTCTACAACTTAGAACAGGTGCACGAGCTAGCCGACGGCGAAATCACTTTTGTCGAGCGCATTGTACGTTCGTTTTTGCTGCACATACCGCCCATTCTCCAGCAGATTCAGGTGGCCGCCGCCGCGGGTCAGTGGGCGCAAGTAGCCAAGCTAGTGCACCATATCAAGCCCAACCTCGTCCAGTTTGGTGTAGCAGGCGTAACACAGCCTCTGCAATTGCTAATGGATCAGCCGCGGCCAGGCACCAAAACCAGCAAGGTCCGAACGGCGGCAGTGCAGCAACTAGTGCGGCAGGTAGAGCGGGTACTGCGTGTGCTGCCCGAAGAGTTTTCGGCCGCCTCGTAG